In Thunnus thynnus chromosome 4, fThuThy2.1, whole genome shotgun sequence, a genomic segment contains:
- the LOC137180780 gene encoding uncharacterized protein, whose protein sequence is MRALKWLCVCVCVFVCVCVSALFLQVLAILRKRRQRGKAKSRRQRQVCWSQSRATPAAPHLSNQALFIYSALPLPLCQIVASASALVSSALLPCPGSPLFPDPRPNLSPRFPTSSQIPAPDSQLPAQASAPGSQLPAKDQPQVPSFQPNPQPHVPSFQPKPQPQIPSFQPKTSPMFPASSPSLSPRFPASSQRPAPDSQIPSFQPKPHPQVPSSQPKTSPRFPASSQRPAPGSQLPVQASAPGSQLPAQASAPGSQLPAQASAPGSQLPAQASAPGSQLPALSHVTYFLPW, encoded by the exons atgagagcgctgaaa tggctgtgtgtgtgtgtgtgtgtgtttgtatgtgtgtgtgtgtctgcactgtTTCTGCAGGTGCTGGCCATATtgagaaagagaagacaaagaGGGAAGGCGAAGTCGAGGCGACAG agacaggtgtgctggagtcagagcagagccacaccagctgcacctcatctcAGTAATCAAGCCCTCTTCATATACTCAGCCCTGCCACTTCCACTCTGCCAGATCGTAGCCTCTGCTTCA GCCCTcgtctcgtcagccctgcttCCCTGCCCTGGGTCCCCTCTCTTCCCAGATCCCAGGCCAAacctcagccccaggttcccaacTTCCAGCCAAATACCAGCCCCAGAttcccagcttccagcccaagcctcagccccaggttcccagcttcCAGCCAAAGaccagccccaggttcccagcttccagcccaaTCCTCAGCCCCATGttcccagcttccagcccaaGCCTCAGCCCCAGATTCCCAGCTTCCAGCCAAAGACCAGCCCCATGttcccagcttccagcccaagcctcagccccaggttcccagcttcCAGCCAAAGACCAGCCCCAGATTCCCAGAttcccagcttccagcccaaGCCTCATCCCCAGGTTCCCAGCTCCCAGCCAAAGaccagccccaggttcccagcttcCAGCCAAAGaccagccccaggttcccagcttcCAGTCCaagcctcagccccaggttcccagcttccagcccaagcctcagccccaggttcccagcttccagcccaagcctcagccccaggttc